The Stutzerimonas stutzeri genome segment ACCTTGATGTCCCTGACCACCTTGCGCTCTATGCGCTTCTCGATGTTCTTCTCGGTATCGACGTCTTCAAGCTCGAGGGTGAAGCGCACCCAGTCATCACCGTTCTTTTTGAATCGGTCGATGTGCTCGGCATGCATCGAGGAGGTCAGCGCGCCACTGTCGAGCTTGAACTTCACGGCGATGCCTTCCGGAAGGATCAGACCTTTCTCGACCCAGCCGAGCACCTGAGGCGAATCGGCCATGGCCGGCGCGATGCAGGCCGTTAGCAACAGTCCGGTGAAAACGAGTGCGTTGGCGCGTCTGGGGCTTTTCGGGCGGAACATTTTTCACCTCGATTCGGGGCTACCACGGCAACGATAGAGTCGCTGGCCCTGGATACGTTCAGCTCACGACGCAACGCATGCCCTTGCGCGTGGACAGCAGGAACGCGCGGTCGCTCCATTGACTCGGCTCATGAACACGATTGAAAAAAACAATCGGACGGCTGCCTCAGCCTGTACTCCATCCATAGG includes the following:
- a CDS encoding ATP-dependent zinc protease, producing MFRPKSPRRANALVFTGLLLTACIAPAMADSPQVLGWVEKGLILPEGIAVKFKLDSGALTSSMHAEHIDRFKKNGDDWVRFTLELEDVDTEKNIEKRIERKVVRDIKVRGAGGAEKRPVVLMNVCLGNQAYEEQFSLNDRDKMNYPVLIGRRALEDIGLVDSSKTFTVEPDCSA